The sequence TGGCCGTATAAAATCATAAGAATGACGACGGTCACATGCCCCAGTGATCTTAAACATCAACACATCAGGTGTTCAGGAAAACAGTTTTACTTTTTGTCATTTTAGAGTAAAATTCAATTTCAGGTTTTTCCTTTCGTGTAGTGTTAATGAGATGTTCCATACTGATCCAGACAAGGAACCAGCCTGCAGGTTCAAAGACAACAAGTAAGATATGCAGCGAGACTGTTTGCGATTTCATAGACGAAATATAACCGGCGCACACCATCATAAAAATGCCTATCAGGCTCAGCATCACGTCCTTTTTTCCTTCCGTCTTTTTTTTCTTTTGAAAATAATGAAGGTTCTTAATAAAATGTCCGTGCAGACGTTTGGTAATAATAGTTTCTGATGTTTTGTCCCTGGCCCTCTCTGGCAAAAGCAGTCTGAGTTCGTCAATATGAGAGTCTGTTTCATGCGAGAGTTTCCTCAGCTCACGAAGAAAATCATCTGAAATGTTCCGGGAAGTGTAAGGCCGGAGATCAAAGTCGGAGAAGATGTCGTCATAGCAATCCACCCACAAACTAATGTTCGATGCCGCGTTCTGTTCCTGAACCTCTTCTTCCTCGTCATGTGAATGTTTTATCAGTTGTAACATGGATCTCTTTTACTTTATAACCATTAGCCTGCTGTCTCTTAATACATTTGTTTTCCACATCTCATAGCGAAAGAAACGTATTTCAGCTAAAACATGCTTTAAAGAACCAGCCCAGTAATTTCTTAAACCAAAACCTGAAGGTGCGCCCGAGCAATAGTCGCTGAAAAGGATCTTGTGTGTTTTGATGTCAAAAAACACCACCCAGAAATTTCCCTTCCTGTAGGATTTATCAAAACTTTCTACAATAAGAACCAGTCCCAGGCCGTCTTTCCGGCTTCCTTCGGGATAGGCAGAAACCATGGCGCCAAGCTGATCCTTGTGCAGCATGCAACTGTTGTAGGTGAGAATGCCCTCTGGATTTATTTTTGAATTCAAGTTCGCAACAGGTTGTATCTCATAAAAAATACTGGTTTTACGAAAGGTGTTTTTAAGATCAAAATTTCTCGGCTCATCCAGCACGAGTTGGTTCCATGCGGGTACGTAGTAAGAAATAAGTTCGTTGGCGCTGGTGGGTTTACTGTCGAAGCCATCGTCAAACTTTCCGATGAACTTTGCACCGGTAAAATCAAGGCCGTACCAAACCAGCTCGTTGTTTGTAAAAATAGCATTGGCACTTAGTTGTGCATGGCTTGTTTGTGAAAGAGACACAACCAGTGTAGTAATGAGGAGCAACATTTTGAAGGTTTTCATAAGGGTTGGTTTTAAATTATAAATTTCCGGTTACAATTAATTGTAAGCGTAAAAATACCGCGCAGATCTTCCAGGGTAAATGATCCAGGTCACTGGTAGAGATGATATACTGCATTTAGGGCTGCTGCGACAAAGCATAGAGATGATTAACCATGAATGTCTTACGTGTATCGTCATAAACACTGAGATCTCTTTCGGTCTGTATGTTACAATTCACAAGTTGCAGAAATTTTTGATTGCCTGAAAAAGTGCTCCTTATGTTTTGCAGCGTCAAAGGCAACAGAGGTCCGTCTGGTCTTACAGCAAAATAAAAAATGCGCTCGCTATTAAAAGAAGTGCCGTTAGATACATTCTCTTCCAAAAAATAAATGCTTAAGTCCCTTATCTCAGCGAGCTGAAACTCCTGGTTGCAGTAAAACCGAAACATGTTTCCTTTGCAATCCTGGTAACCAAAAAGTTCATCTTTAAATAATTTGATCTTTCTGCCTTTGTAAAAAACTTCTACAAAAGGCTTCTGCATAAAATCATGCAACCTGATTTTTTGTTTTTCCATGCTGCAATCTATCTGGTAGGACAGCCTTCCGTTTGTAAAATCATCGTAAGATGCATAAATACCTGCAAGTGTAGAATCCTTTACTGGGGTTTGAGCCATTGAGTTTTGGCAAAAAATCAAGACGAGAAAAAAAGAGATCAATAACCTGCGATTATTTTTCATGGCGCGTAAGGTTTTAAATTCCTTTAAAGGGATCATTATCTTTTTATAAAATACTTTAGCTGTTCCATGATCTTCTCTTTTTCCTGGAAGCCCACGCGGTTCCATACCATAGTGCCATCTTTATATAAGATAAGAGCTGGCAAAGCATCTATCTCAAAATATTCTGCAATAAGGGGATTGCTTTCCATAGTAATGGAGAGTAGTTCTGCATCAGCGCCGGTTTCTGAAAACACCTGCTTAAGCACGGGCATCTGCCTTTTACACACCACACACCAATTTGCACTAAAGTAAACTAACAAAGGTTTGTTGGTGGTTTTGATGCGCCGGTTAAACTGATCAACGGTCATGCCTACCGGTCCTCCCGATATGGTGCTATCCACCTGATGTCCCTGGCTAAAAGACAAAAAACTAAACAGGGTCAATAGAATGCTGAAGATAATTTTCATGTTTAGTTGTTTGCCGCGCATGTATATCGCAGCTGTTAAAGTAGTTGAAAATGGTATGAGTTGCATATTCATTTTCTCATGGTTTAATTATGGCAAAAGTATTTTATAAACTCTCACTTTTTTTATTTAACACGGTGTCCATGATTTTGATTTTATCAATTTTTCTTGTGCAAAAAAACCAATCATGACAGGTCATTTCCGTTTTGCTTTCCATTCGTTCTTTTGCTACACCACAAGATCCGGCTGTTGGAATGATTACATCGTCGCCCGGTTGCCAGTCTGCAGGTGTTGCAATGGAGAAGGCGTCTGCCGCCTGCATTGCAATTAAAGCTCTATAAAGTTCCGCGAAATTGCGACCAAGACTTAAAGGGTAATAAATTATTGCGCGAATAATTCCCTTGGGATCAATAAAGAAAACTGCGCGAACGGCTTTGGTACTGCTTTCGCCAGGCATTACCATACCATACTTTTTAGCTACCTCCATAGTTATGTCTTCAATCAAGGGAAATTTCACCTCAATATCCTTCATACCTTTATATTCAATCTTCTCCTTAATAGTTCTTAACCAGGCTATATGACTGTAAAGGCCGTCTACAGATAAACCAACTAATTTGCAATTGGCCTCGTTAAATTTACTTTCCATGCTTGCAAAGGTCATAAACTCAGATGTGCAGACCGGCGTAAAATCTGCGGGATGGCTGAACAGTATAACCCAGTTACCTTTATAGTCCGCAGGGAAATTTATGTTCCCTTGTGTTGTTATTGCATTAAATTCAGGTGCGGCTTCGCCAATCCTTGGCATATATACTTTTTGTTCAGTTGCTGTTTCCATCTTCTTATTTATTTAGTTTATAGCAATCAAAAGTAGAGTATAAAGAAGTCCTGAAGCATGATGAATTTCAGTAGCATCTATGATCTTAATCACTCAGCCGCTTTTCCACAAAAGAACATCTTTATCGCTATAGGATGGAATTTGGATTGATCATATTATTGGTATTGAAAAACAAGATTACTGAAAAGTTCAGGTCAGTTACGAATACAAAGACTGTGTAACGAGTATCATGCAGCTAGTAATATCCTTTCTTCTTAGCGGATGAAACTTCCACTACAAAAAAAATAAACATAGGACCAACTTGGGAAATCAAACGCTAACTAAATTTTAATAAGCTACTGATGTCGATCTGGTTGCTGGAATGCACGATCGTATTGGTGGTAACTATCTGTGCTGCTCCTGCGTTCTTCAACTCCTGGTAAGCATCGCCTGCAAAGATGCCATGTACACCAATGCATACAGGCGCCTGAGTACTGCGTTTTTTTAGCTGCAGAACGGTTTCAATCATTGTTCTCGCGCTTGAAATAATGTCATCTACCAAAACGGGAGTAATACCGTTTAAGTTAATATCAGCTGGAATAACTATTTCCACTTGCTTGTCACCAACCCGGCTTTTATTCAGGAAAGTATAAGGGGCATCGCAGTGCGCCGCCACCTGTTTCACCCACTGCTCGCTTTCACTGTCAGGTCCGATAATAAAAGGTTTTTTCACATGGGTCTTAATCCAGGCAGCGATAGGTTCGGCAGCGCTGCACACTTTGGTTTTAACAGAATATATTTCCTTTAGCGAATGAATACGGTGAAGATGCGGATCAATCGTGACAATCTCATCCACCATAGAGGATAAAAGTTTCGCAAACTCTGCCGAAGTAACACCTTCTCCCTGATGGAAGATTTTATCTTGTCGCATGTAAGGAAGGTAAGGGCTAATTAATGTGATCGTTGCCGCCTTCATCGAT is a genomic window of Sphingobacteriaceae bacterium containing:
- a CDS encoding peroxiredoxin is translated as METATEQKVYMPRIGEAAPEFNAITTQGNINFPADYKGNWVILFSHPADFTPVCTSEFMTFASMESKFNEANCKLVGLSVDGLYSHIAWLRTIKEKIEYKGMKDIEVKFPLIEDITMEVAKKYGMVMPGESSTKAVRAVFFIDPKGIIRAIIYYPLSLGRNFAELYRALIAMQAADAFSIATPADWQPGDDVIIPTAGSCGVAKERMESKTEMTCHDWFFCTRKIDKIKIMDTVLNKKSESL
- a CDS encoding phosphoribosylpyrophosphate synthetase (Catalyzes the formation of PRPP from ATP and ribose 5-phosphate) is translated as MEHIYFAFPGNEQLTRALALTANCSTGAMQMRRFPDEESYIRIQSDVCGKHVVMVCSLYKPDEKIMPIYFFSKIARSMKAATITLISPYLPYMRQDKIFHQGEGVTSAEFAKLLSSMVDEIVTIDPHLHRIHSLKEIYSVKTKVCSAAEPIAAWIKTHVKKPFIIGPDSESEQWVKQVAAHCDAPYTFLNKSRVGDKQVEIVIPADINLNGITPVLVDDIISSARTMIETVLQLKKRSTQAPVCIGVHGIFAGDAYQELKNAGAAQIVTTNTIVHSSNQIDISSLLKFS